The Clostridium aceticum genomic interval TTATCACCTCAAGATCATTTTAACAGAAGTTGCTTTCCTACAAAGCAGCAACCCCGTCCCCGTGCTTTTTATATATAAATATATATTGAGAAAAAGAGTAATATGCTTCCCGCTAGCACAAAGAGATGCCATATAAAATGATGATATTTAAACCAATTAAATACAAAGAATAGAACACCAATACTATAACATAAGCCCCCTGCAAGTAATAGTACAAATCCTGTTTTTGTTAATGCTTGAAAAATAGCACCTGTAAAAAAAATAATTGTCCATCCCATTATTAAGTATATGAGTACATGTATTTTAACAAATTTTTCAATCCATACAATTTTAAAAACAGCACCAAGTATAGCAAGACTCCAAAGAATACTACAGATTACAATTCCTTTCACATCACCAATCGCAATCAAACAAAAGGGAGTATATGTACCAGCAATTAATAAATAAACGGAGGAATGATCCATACGTTCAAATACATTCTTCACTTTACCCGCTGGAAATGCATGATAAAACATAGAATTGGTATAAAGTATAATAAGTGAAGTTGAATAAATTATCATACTAACCATATATAAGATATTATCAACTTTTTTACTTTTTAATACAAATAGAACTAAAGCAGTTATCCCTAATAATATCCCTATCCCATGGGAAATTGAATGAGCAAGCTCTTCTCCAAGAGAAAAGTGTTTTCTGATAATCACCTTTTTAAGTTTATTCATCTGGTACCTCCTCAAAATACCTTAAAGTAAGGTATATAGATGTTTCAACTTGAATTATACCACATTAACAGTAAACGTTGGATTATTTATCATTCTTCTATATCAAATATTGAAAGCTGTTTTTGTTCATATCTAAGTTTATAGCCTTTAATAATATGTGCCATTTTATATAGTATACTACGATTGTCACATTCTTTCTGAAATAACTGCCAAAGTTCTTGAGCCTTTGGGGAGCGGCACTGATATGTACTTCCATACTGCTGTATGTACTTTTGTTTAAGAGAAGGAAACATCTCATCCAATTTGTTATAATACCATCGTCTCTGGTTTTGTCTCAAGGTTACTCCAAAAGCAGGATATATAAATCTTGCTCCATTTTTATGTGCAAGGGTAATAATATTGCTGATGTTTTCTGCTGTATCTTCTATGAAGGGTAGCACTGGCATTAATAATATGCCTGCAAAAATACCCTTCTCAGTTAGCCTTTTAATAGCTGCAAACCTCTCCGATGATACAGCTACATTAGGTTCAATTTTTTTACATATTGTATCATCAGCAGCTGTAATTGTAATCTTTATTAACACAGGAGAGTGCTCCGATATTTCTTTTAGTATATCAATATCTCTAGTAATCAAGTCACTTTTTGTGGCGATAGATACGCCAAACCGATAACGATTGATCAGTTCCAAAGCACCTCTGGTCAGCTTCTGTTCTTCTTCAAAGGGATTATATGGATCGCTCATAGCCCCAGTACCGATTACACCTTTTTTTCGTTTAGATTTAAGCTCACACTCGATTAAGGCAAGGGCGTTTTCCTTTGCCCTTACCTTATCAAATTTTTCTATCCTATAACATTCACTACGGCTATCACAGTAAATACAACCATGGCAGCATCCTTTGTAGATATTCATATTATAGTTGATACCAAACCAGGAATTATTTGCAGCATATCCAGATATAATTGTTTTTGCTGGGATAAAGTCCATATTCATAACCCCCTTCTTGCAACAATCTTTCAATTTTAGTTTTACTAAATCTTTTTCAAAGGACTTACCAGCCAACACTGATATACTTACCAAACTAACCTCGTCTGTCCAACGTTTTTTTATATACTAAGATACGCTAAGAATTCTACATCCTTCATTTTGGATATTGATTGCAGCATTTATATCTCTATCTATTATAACACTATAGGTTAAAACAAAGATTCGAGGATAGAAGTATATCAAAGGACGATAGTAATTATCCTCCAGAATCTCGTCCATTAACTTCTATGTATCCAAGACTACCTTTTTAAGCGATGCTTCGGTCTCCTGCAACTTTCCACATTAGGCCTTTTGCTACCTGCTATTTTAGTGAAACTTCTTATTGGTAAGCTCAGGGGAGATTCTTTGACAGTTACAAATACACTACGTTTTGAAGCTCTTACAATCCAGATGGCATAATACGATTATCACTTACAGATTAAAACCTCACGATAGTCATGCTGCTTCTTTTTCAAATATCTTATTACTATTTTATTATTAAAATATCAAAGAGTTTACTGAACCCATTTCTTGCTTAACTTTTCAAACTCCCCTGTTAGCTTCATTTGATCCATCCAGAAATTAATAGCATCTGCAAAAATGCTATCTCCTCTATGGAATAAATAGCCCATTTGATTTTTTGTAAAAGGATTATCACTTAAAGCTGCATATAAGCGGTCATCATACTTAGCATAAAATAGTGCTTCTATACTATCTGTAATCATTACATCAACTTCTCCTTCTGCTACTTTTATAGGAATATCTAAATTGTTTTGTACTACAGTAACTTGTGCATTTTTTATATTATCTTTAACAAAAGCTTCATTGGTTCCACCTGGATTTACTCCTATATGCACATGAGACTGATCGATATCTTCTAAGCTTTTATACTTTTCCTTATCTTCTATTCTAATCAAAGGAGATTTGCCATACTCAATATATGGTTGCGAGAAATTTGCTTGTATTTGTCGTGACATTCTTCGGCTAATGCCTCCCATAGCTATATCAAATTTATCTGCCAATAAGTCCTCCATTAAAGTTGGCCATGTAGTCTTAATAAACTCTACTTTGACCCCTAACTCCTCTGCCAACATTTTTGCTGCATCAATATCGTATCCTTCAAATTCATTGGTTTCTGGATTTAAATATGTAAAAGGTTTATAATCCCCAGCAGTACCAACTCGAATATATCCACGCTCTATAATAGTATCAAGTCGTGATGCTATCTTTACAGTGTTACTGGCTGCGTCCCAAGTCACATCCCTGCCTAGCACCTTTCCTATGGCTTTAGCTGAAACCATTGTTTGACCACTGGCATTTAACACACCTTCTAACACACTTCCATCTACTAACACCTGCACAGAGTTCTTGCTTAAACTATCATTTTGTGCAAAACTAAAAATCATATTAGATACCAGCACCCCTACAATTATACAAATCGTTAATCCTACTCTCCATGGAGCTTTGTAGCTTTTTTTCATATACCTCATCTTTCTTCCCCCTATTTTTTTATTTTTGCTCTATGTCATGAATTCATAATGTACTTGTCAATTTCCAATTACCGTAAACGCTTCATCTCTAAATATTTCTTTTAATAATATCTCAGGTAACTATCAATGAATTCAAGTTATTCGTTCTACACCTAGAAATATAGCAATGTGCCGACCTTAATTTGAAATTTTTTAAGTATTGCTTAACTTTTTTGTTTGTTTCTATTTCTAGACATCTTCTCTAGTTTCCTTCAAAAACATAGAACTTTTTTATTATAATCATATTGCATTTTTCTTTATATTTCGACCAAAAGCGAGTATTTTTTAATTTCCTTAGTGACATACTTCCACCACTTGGACTTACGCTTAGAGATAAGTTAACAATTTAAACTAAAACAACAAGAAGGCCCTCATCCTCTTTAGGTAGGGGACTTCTTGTTGCTTTAGGTTAAAAGAAGCAGAATCGGGATTAAATTTCAATTTTCTCAGTTTAACCTAAGTGGTTGCTTTACTTTATGTAAATTATATACTCTGTATGCTTCTTCTACGGCTTTTATTGCATCAGGCATATTTAGAAGTTCCTTAACTTCCTGCTGATTAAGAATTAGCGTTTTCATAAATCTCACCTAAACCAGACCTTTCTCAATTAAATATTCCTCAAAGACCTTCAGACTAGTCTCAAAGCTTGCCCGTCCATAACCCATCCTAAAATATTGTCCGTCATATGCATACATATCTGCGGGCAATAACAGTACGCCTTTTTCTTCTACCAGTTGGTCGCAAAATTGGCCTATAGGGGTCTCGATATTCATTTTATGAAATGCTATCGGGCCTGCTGTAGGTCTATTATACTTGAACAGTCTCGGATACCTTTGGAAAAACTTATCTGCAATTTTAAGATTTGCTTCAATAATTTTGCGGTTACGCTCTAATATTTCATCACTATGTTTTAGTGCAACTATTGCCAATTCCTCGGCTGAACTGCTGCTACAAATACTTGTATAATGTTTCATTTTAACCATTTTTTCAAGAATTTCCTTGTCTTTTGCAGCAACCCAGCCAATTCTAAGACCGGCTAGGCCGTATGCTTTAGACATAACACCTAAAGATATGCCTTTTTCATAAATATCTGCGAACCAAGGTCTCTTTACACCATCGAGTTCAATACCTTTATATACCTCGTCGCAGAATACATAGATATCATTTTTGTGTGCAATATCTGCAATTCTTTCCATTTCCTCTGCGGTGAAAGTATAGCCTGTTGGATTATTGGGACTATTTATACAGATTAGTTTTGTGTTTGGTTTTATTAATCTTTCAAGCTCATCATAATCCATAACCCAACCATTGTCTGCTTGTTTAAGCGTCCATTTGGATACTTCACATCCAATAGAGTTTGCTACTTCATAAAGAGACTGGTAAATAGGGAATTGGCTGATCATATGATCGCCTTCATCCAAGCATACATTTAAAAAATTGAAAATTGCCTCTTGGGCACCTACATGAACGATAATGTCTTCAGCTTCAATTCTCTGATAAAGCTTTGATATTATCTCCCTTAACTCTGGGTTGCCGGAAACTTCT includes:
- the trhA gene encoding PAQR family membrane homeostasis protein TrhA, which gives rise to MNKLKKVIIRKHFSLGEELAHSISHGIGILLGITALVLFVLKSKKVDNILYMVSMIIYSTSLIILYTNSMFYHAFPAGKVKNVFERMDHSSVYLLIAGTYTPFCLIAIGDVKGIVICSILWSLAILGAVFKIVWIEKFVKIHVLIYLIMGWTIIFFTGAIFQALTKTGFVLLLAGGLCYSIGVLFFVFNWFKYHHFIWHLFVLAGSILLFFSIYIYI
- a CDS encoding SPL family radical SAM protein — protein: MDFIPAKTIISGYAANNSWFGINYNMNIYKGCCHGCIYCDSRSECYRIEKFDKVRAKENALALIECELKSKRKKGVIGTGAMSDPYNPFEEEQKLTRGALELINRYRFGVSIATKSDLITRDIDILKEISEHSPVLIKITITAADDTICKKIEPNVAVSSERFAAIKRLTEKGIFAGILLMPVLPFIEDTAENISNIITLAHKNGARFIYPAFGVTLRQNQRRWYYNKLDEMFPSLKQKYIQQYGSTYQCRSPKAQELWQLFQKECDNRSILYKMAHIIKGYKLRYEQKQLSIFDIEE
- a CDS encoding transporter substrate-binding domain-containing protein yields the protein MRYMKKSYKAPWRVGLTICIIVGVLVSNMIFSFAQNDSLSKNSVQVLVDGSVLEGVLNASGQTMVSAKAIGKVLGRDVTWDAASNTVKIASRLDTIIERGYIRVGTAGDYKPFTYLNPETNEFEGYDIDAAKMLAEELGVKVEFIKTTWPTLMEDLLADKFDIAMGGISRRMSRQIQANFSQPYIEYGKSPLIRIEDKEKYKSLEDIDQSHVHIGVNPGGTNEAFVKDNIKNAQVTVVQNNLDIPIKVAEGEVDVMITDSIEALFYAKYDDRLYAALSDNPFTKNQMGYLFHRGDSIFADAINFWMDQMKLTGEFEKLSKKWVQ
- a CDS encoding aminotransferase class I/II-fold pyridoxal phosphate-dependent enzyme: MKLNDFKLEVFFGKHEFTAPYLLTQSDCESMSVRELLAYEPGAEELLLNGWLGYTEVSGNPELREIISKLYQRIEAEDIIVHVGAQEAIFNFLNVCLDEGDHMISQFPIYQSLYEVANSIGCEVSKWTLKQADNGWVMDYDELERLIKPNTKLICINSPNNPTGYTFTAEEMERIADIAHKNDIYVFCDEVYKGIELDGVKRPWFADIYEKGISLGVMSKAYGLAGLRIGWVAAKDKEILEKMVKMKHYTSICSSSSAEELAIVALKHSDEILERNRKIIEANLKIADKFFQRYPRLFKYNRPTAGPIAFHKMNIETPIGQFCDQLVEEKGVLLLPADMYAYDGQYFRMGYGRASFETSLKVFEEYLIEKGLV